One Capsicum annuum cultivar UCD-10X-F1 chromosome 2, UCD10Xv1.1, whole genome shotgun sequence genomic window carries:
- the LOC107860842 gene encoding uncharacterized protein LOC107860842, which yields MTKTSPPSSSSEIWWNRSRLLLLLFRAAFGSSTNEDFDGERESLAESNSLCSRLCAFIDENEITDVVTIPPSGRALNGSSNKKLLVLDLNRLLADIVPLQHVPYGLKVDAIILGERRRKIVGHGQ from the exons ATGACTAAGACATCCCCTCCTTCGAGTAGTAGTGAAATATGGTGGAATCGTTCTAG GCTGCTGTTGTTGCTTTTTCGAGCTGCTTTTGGGTCTTCAACCAATGAGGATTTTGATGGGGAAAGAGAATCTTTAGCTGAAAGTAATTCGTTGTGCTCAAGATTGTGTGCTTTCATAGATGAGAATGAAATCACAGATGTCGTGACCATCCCTCCATCGGGGAGAGCACTTAATGGAAGTTCAAATAAAAAGCTTCTAGTACTTGATTTGAATAGACTCCTTGCTGATATTGTTCCACTTCAACATGTGCCGTATGGTCTCAAAGTGGATGCCATTATTTTGGGGGAAAGAAG AAGGAAGATTGTAGGACATGGCCAATGA